From Sphingobium sp. B2D3C:
TTGCCCAGCGTCCCCCCTAGGTGGCGCTGGCCCTCCATCTTGAAAGATCCATCCATGACCAGCACACAGGCGGGCCGCAGGCCGGCCATCCATATGATCGACACCGAAGCCGATCGCCTGACCGAACTTGCGCTCGGCGCCGAAGACCGGTTTCCCGAGGTCAGCGCCTTGTTACTCGATGAAGTCGGGCGCGCGACGGTGAAGACCGCCAGCCAGATCGGCCCCGATGTCGTCAGGATGCAATCCACGGTGGCGTTCATCGACGAAGAAAGCGGCGCCGAACGGTCTGTCCAGCTCGTCTATCCCGGCGAGGCGGACATCAATGCCGGCCGCGTCTCCATCCTCACCCTGATCGGCGCGGCGCTGATCGGCCTGCGCGAGGGTCAGTCGATCAACTGGCCGGATCGCAGCGGCAAGCGGCGGCGGCTGCGCATCCAGTCCGTCAGCCACTGAAGCGCCATGTGGGCAGGCCGGGCGTCGGGACAGGGCGTCGGGACTTAGGGCGCTGTGCCTGGTCCCGCCGTCTTGGGCACCTGCCGCTCGCAGCGATAGACGAGGCGCTCGTTCGGGCTGGATGGCAGCCGCGCCTCGATCTCGCCCTGAATCTGCATCAGCTTGGCGAGCCGCTCTGGGTCGCTCGAGCAGCCGGACCAGCCGATCTTGTCCCGCAGCGCGCGCATCTCGGCGGCGCTCTGCGCGCTCACGAGATAGTTATCGGTGCGGTAGCGGCCGATACCGGGGTCGAAGCGCCGCACCGAAACAGCGGCCTCGTCAGCCGGCACGAGGGCGCGGGACCAACCGGTCGCGCCGTTCTGGAACTGGGTGCGCCCGTCAAGGCACCCCTGCTGCGTCCAAGTAAAGCTCAGATCCGCCGTTTCCGAGACGGTGACTCGGCTCAGCCCCGGTTCGAGCCGGCATAGCCAGCGACCGCTTTCGGCCGACGCCGCGCCGTCCGTCTCGTTGCCGACCGCATTGCCGGCATCCGGCAGCGGCTCGGCCGGTGCGTCGGCGCTGTCGAAACTTGGGCGCAGCGCAAAGGTCAGCACTGCAGCCAGCAGCAGCACGCCTGCCGCCCCGCCAAAGCGCCGGGCGTGGCGGATGTTGCCGCGCGACTGGCCCAGTACCGCGGCACCGCCGGTGAGAGCCGCAGCGGCAAGAAGCAGCGCGGCGATGGCGATCATGTTCTCCCGGCGGGCGATGACCTGCTGCTGGGCCTGCTCGCGCGCGGCGATGGCGCGTTCGCGGTCTTTCAGGGCGGCTTCGTTCTGCCGCCGCGCCGCCTCGGCCCGAGCGCGCTCGTCGGCGGCCTGCTGGGCCGCGTCGATTTCCGCCATGGATCGGCAGGTTTCGCTCGATCGGCGCACCTGAACATTGGCCTGCCGCAGAAAGCTCGCAATCTCGCGCGTCGATACCGCAAAGCCATATTCGGCGTCGCTGCCGTCCGAGAGCGAGCCAAAGCTGTTGATGCCGATGACGCGGCCGCAATCGTCCACCAGCGGCCCGCCACTGTTTCCCGCCGCCAGTGGCGCGGTGTGCAACACGGTGTCGAACTGGCGGGAGGCGCGCCCTGCCGAGACATTGCCAGAGGTGCGGACGGCGCTCATCGGGCGAATGATATCCTCGATGCTCATGCCCTGCGCGCGATCGACCGAGCCGGGATAGCCAATGGCGGTCACCCGCGTGCCGTCTTCCACCGGGCCGGCCAGAAAGGTCGCGATGGGGATCGATGGGGCATCGTCGACCGCCAGCAAGGCCAGATCATTGCCCGGCGAATAGGCCAGGATGCGGCCGCCATAGCTGTTCGTGCCCTCGGACGGGATGATGCCGATGACGATGTTGGATTCACTGCGGGCGAGTTCGACGACATGGGCATTGGTGAGCACGCGGCCCGGCGCGATCATGACGCCGCTGCCATGGCCGACGAAATAGGCATTCTGGCCGTCCGTTGCCACCAGCGCCACCCGCACGACGCTGCGCGAGGCGGCGGCGATGTCCTGCACATCTGCCAGCGCCGGCGTCAGGGCAAGAGGCAGCAGCAGCGCAAGGGCGAGGTGGAGGACCGCTTTGAAGGAACCGAACAGTCCGGTGCGAGGCTTGATCATGGGGAACCTTTAACGCGCCCTTCGAGCTCTCGACAGAGGTTTTCACGGTCCACGCGCTTTGAAAGCAATTTACGGGAAGCTTGCCCGCATTGCCGGTGCGACAAGGACCCGCCGCTGACCCCGCGCCTTGCGTAAGCATGACCGGCCCGCTTACATCGGATAGCCCCCGCTCGATTGCGGAAGAGACAGGAAAATTGCTATGCCCGCCATCGCGCCGGCCATTGATGAAGAGACGGCATGGGCGGCCTTCGCGGCGCGCGACCGCCGCATGGACGGGCATTTCGTCGTCGCGGTCAAGACGACCGGCATCTATTGTCGACCGAGCTGTCCTGCGCGCCGCCCCCGGCCGGAGCATGTCACGATCCTGCCCGATGGCGGCGCGGCACGAGCGGAGGGTTACCGTCCCTGCCTGCGCTGCCGCCCGGACGATGTCGCGCCGGATCGCGCTGCCGTCACGCAAGCGCTGGCGTTGCTAGAAGCTGGTGAGGTCATGCCGCCGCTGGCCGAGCTGGCACGCGCCGTCGGCTACACGCCCCACCATTTCCAGCGCCTGTTCAAGCGGGCCGTCGGAGTCTCGCCCGCGGCCTACTGGCGCGGCCTGCGAGCGGACCGGCTGACGCGCGCGCTCCACCAGACCGAAAGGATCACAGATGCGATCTACGATGCCGGCTATGAAGCACCCAGCCGCGCTTATGCCGACGCGCGGACGCGACTTGGCATGACACCATCCGCCTGGCGCAACGGCGGCGCGGACGTGACGATTCGCTTCACGGTCACGGCGACCTCTCTGGGCGACATGCTCGTCGCGGCGACCGACAAGGGCCTGTGCCGGATCAGCTTTGATGAGGAGGAAAGCGACCTGCGGCGGCATTTCCCGCGCGCGACGATCGTTGCCGGGGGTGCCGATTTTGCGGCATTGGTAGCGCAGGTCGTGGCGCTGGTCGACGATCCGACACGCGCGGTCGATCTGCCGGTCGATGTCGCCGGCACAGCATTCCAGCAGGCGGTATGGGCGGCCTTGCGGGCGATCCCCATCGGTGAAACGCGCACCTACACGCAGATCGCAGCAGCGGTCGGCAAGCCGGCTGCCGTCCGCGCGGCGGGGTCGGCCTGTGGCGATAACAAGCTGGCGGTGCTCATTCCCTGCCACCGGGTTCTTCGCAGCGATGGCGGATTGGGCGGTTATGCCTATGGGACGGATCGCAAGACGGTCCTGCTGGA
This genomic window contains:
- a CDS encoding S1C family serine protease, yielding MIKPRTGLFGSFKAVLHLALALLLPLALTPALADVQDIAAASRSVVRVALVATDGQNAYFVGHGSGVMIAPGRVLTNAHVVELARSESNIVIGIIPSEGTNSYGGRILAYSPGNDLALLAVDDAPSIPIATFLAGPVEDGTRVTAIGYPGSVDRAQGMSIEDIIRPMSAVRTSGNVSAGRASRQFDTVLHTAPLAAGNSGGPLVDDCGRVIGINSFGSLSDGSDAEYGFAVSTREIASFLRQANVQVRRSSETCRSMAEIDAAQQAADERARAEAARRQNEAALKDRERAIAAREQAQQQVIARRENMIAIAALLLAAAALTGGAAVLGQSRGNIRHARRFGGAAGVLLLAAVLTFALRPSFDSADAPAEPLPDAGNAVGNETDGAASAESGRWLCRLEPGLSRVTVSETADLSFTWTQQGCLDGRTQFQNGATGWSRALVPADEAAVSVRRFDPGIGRYRTDNYLVSAQSAAEMRALRDKIGWSGCSSDPERLAKLMQIQGEIEARLPSSPNERLVYRCERQVPKTAGPGTAP
- the rnk gene encoding nucleoside diphosphate kinase regulator is translated as MTSTQAGRRPAIHMIDTEADRLTELALGAEDRFPEVSALLLDEVGRATVKTASQIGPDVVRMQSTVAFIDEESGAERSVQLVYPGEADINAGRVSILTLIGAALIGLREGQSINWPDRSGKRRRLRIQSVSH
- the ada gene encoding bifunctional DNA-binding transcriptional regulator/O6-methylguanine-DNA methyltransferase Ada, whose protein sequence is MPAIAPAIDEETAWAAFAARDRRMDGHFVVAVKTTGIYCRPSCPARRPRPEHVTILPDGGAARAEGYRPCLRCRPDDVAPDRAAVTQALALLEAGEVMPPLAELARAVGYTPHHFQRLFKRAVGVSPAAYWRGLRADRLTRALHQTERITDAIYDAGYEAPSRAYADARTRLGMTPSAWRNGGADVTIRFTVTATSLGDMLVAATDKGLCRISFDEEESDLRRHFPRATIVAGGADFAALVAQVVALVDDPTRAVDLPVDVAGTAFQQAVWAALRAIPIGETRTYTQIAAAVGKPAAVRAAGSACGDNKLAVLIPCHRVLRSDGGLGGYAYGTDRKTVLLEKEKRLK